The Periplaneta americana isolate PAMFEO1 chromosome 2, P.americana_PAMFEO1_priV1, whole genome shotgun sequence genome has a window encoding:
- the LOC138695164 gene encoding apolipoprotein D-like, translating to MDCKSDSYNSITGTAKLIDEGTLGVKFRSIGGFHAPYTIVGTDYHSYAVVWSCADIFFVGNLQFAWVLTREKHPSEDTQKRVKEVLRANHLSSKTFRNTPQTCLDN from the exons ATGGACTGTAA GTCTGATTCCTACAATTCGATAACAGGTACCGCCAAACTGATCGATGAAGGCACATTGGGCGTCAAGTTTCGTTCAATCG GAGGTTTCCACGCGCCGTACACAATAGTAGGAACCGACTACCACAGTTACGCGGTTGTCTGGTCTTGTGCAGATATATTCTTCGTTGGCAACCTAC AATTTGCTTGGGTGCTGACCCGGGAGAAACATCCAAGTGAGGACACCCAGAAGAGGGTGAAGGAAGTGCTGCGAGCCAACCATTTGTCCTCCAAGACGTTCCGGAACACCCCCCAGACGTGCCTCGATAACTAA